GTGGGTTTGGTTGATGACGCCTGTGGGATTGGTGCACACGATCGCGTCGCATGTCATGGTCGTCTGCGGCATCAGCACGGTGGTGTTCAATGCGAATCCGCTGCTTCGATACGACGGGTACTACCTGCTGTCGGACTGGACGGACATGCCCAACTTGTCACAACGAGCCAAACGTGCGTGGGGACGAATGTTGTCGTCCGTATTCTTGGGCCTCCCAGCCAACCGCAACCAGGGTGAACCAGCCGATCAGTCCGGTTGGTTGCTTGTTTATGCTGCCGCCTCGCTCGCTTATCGATGGGTGTTGATGTTCACCATCATCGGCTTCATTTGGGTTTGGCTGCGTCCGTATGGTTTGGAAATCATCGGTCAGTGCATGGCCATTTTCGCGATTGCTTCCATGGCTTTGGGAACGATCGTGCCACTCAAACAATTTGGGACCAATCCTATGAACCGACGGAAAGCTCGTTGGTCGCGAATTTTGATTTGGGCGGCGATTCTGATCGCGGTTGGATTCGCGGGAACGATCCCGCTGCCTCGTTCAGTCACAACGGCCATCCGATTCAGCCCTCTCAACGAAACAAGGGTGCACCTGACATCGGGCGGCGTCCTGACTCGAGTGGTTGTGCAGCCCGGAGACAAAGTTCTCAAAGGAGACTTGCTTGCCGAACTGACCAACCCGGATGTCCAACGCGAATGCCTTGATGCCGCCAGTGCATTGCGTGATCAAGAAACACGGCTAGAAGGATTGCGGTCTTCGCAAACCTTGGTGCCCGAAGCCAGCCACCAACTTCCGGCTGCCGAAGCATTGCGCGACGAACTGGCCAGTCGCTTGAAGGCGGCCCAGCGTCGTCGTGACTCGTTGGCCGTGACCGCCCCCTGTGACGGCACCGTCATGGTCGCGCAGAGCAATCCCACGGGTGACAACTCGGGTCCACGCGGAATGGATTCGTTGGACGCCGATGCGAATCCGCTCGGGCTGCGACCAGAATCCAACCCTGCGATCGATCGAACCGCTGTCCGGTTGGCGTCGTGGTCTGGCGACCCGACCTCGCCCGAGAACATCGGTTGCACCTTGGAAGCCGGAACTGAATTGCTGGCGATCATTCCGAGCGAACTTTCATCGTCCAATTCGGACTCCCCCGAGACGTCCGACATCCCTTGGCGAGCCGAAGCCGTTGTCACGGCGGTTCAACGTCGAAGGATGCAACCGGGCCAAACCGTCACCCTCATTCGCGACAATGCCCCGACGGAAGTCTTGCTTGGAAAGATCGCCGACATCGCGGAAGAAACGTACGACTCCCGAGTCGACACACCTCGCCGAGACCACCGGCAAGCCGACTCAGCCGTGCGTACTCCTCAAACAAGTTACCTGGTCAACATTTCACTGGTCGACTCGCCCACGAATGATGACCTGACGCTGCTGGGTGGGTCTGGAAAAGCCAAAATTCGCGTCGAACCGGCTTCTTTGTGGCAAAGAATCTACGAAGTCCTTTCAAGTTTATTCCGCTTCCGCTGAACCTCGTATCTTCCTACCTTTCCTAGACTTTCGTCGCAGGACGGGTACAATTAACATCCCACCTGCATGATGACACGCGAAGTCCATCGACTTCGATTTTGGCAGAACATTTGCTTCTCAAGCCGCGTCATCACCCTCCTACGTCGTCACCCACCTAACCTGAACGTTTCGTTCTTCCAGGAGAGACCCCTTGAATATTCGCCCTTTGATTACCGGCGCCGCCGCGACTTTGGCCATGACCGCTTCGGTGGCAATGGCTGAGACCGGAACGCTGAAAATGCGTTTTGTTTACGACGCCCCCACCGTTCCCAAGTTGGACCTGATCGATCCGAACAAGGATGTCGACTTCTGCGGAAAACATGACATTCCAAATGAGAAGTTAATCGTCGACGCCGATTCGAAGGGCATCAAAAACGTTCTGGTTTACGTTTACACCGGCCGCGGTGGCACCAAGCTGGACGATGTTCCCGCCAAGAACGAAACGCTCACGTTGGCGAACAGAGATTGCCGTTTCGAGCCACACTACGTGATCGCACAAACCGGCGACACGCTGAAAATCACGAACCCCGATCCCGTCGGTCACAACGCGAACCTCAACTTCTTCGCCAACAAGGCGGAGAACTTGATGATTCCCGCGCAAGCCGAAAAAGAAGTCGCGTTGGAAAAGCCTGAGCCAGCCGCGATCCCAGTCGAGTGCAACATCCACCCTTGGATGCGTGCCTACGTGGTCGTTCTGGAGCACCCCTATGCAGCCGTTAGCAGCGAAGACGGAACGCTGGTCATCGAAGGCTTGCCCACCGGCGATGTCACTTTCCGCGTCTCGCACGAAGCCGGCAAGATCGACGAAGTCAAAATCGATGGCAAGAAAGAATCTTGGCGTCGCAGCCGATTCGAGCTGGACATCAAACCAGGCATGAACGACCTGGGTGACATCATGGTCGCCGGCGACGCCCTTTCCGCCGACTGATCAAACAGTCCAATCAAACCTCAATAAACTCGGCGTCGCCCCCGGCAACGCCGAGTTTTTTTGTGCAACGAGAGGATCGCTGAAGCTGATCGCCCCGCCATTCGGGTGGAGATTTAACGACTGTACCTACAAGACGGCTCGATGCCAGAGATTGCTCGCAAGCGGTGCTGAATTGACACACTTCTTTCATGTGTTCATTCGATGAACGAAACCATGGTGAAAGGACATTCAGAACTCACCTGAATTGCATCCCACTTGGGTTCCCAGTCGAAGGATCGTGAAATGCCCTCCAAGAAGATCACGCTCGTCCAGTCATGCTTCGTCGCAATCTTCATTGCAACGCCCCATCACCAATTGCTTGCTAACGACTCCAGCTTCTACGTCGGCGGTCTGCTACTTGAACGCGTGAACCAGAGCGATCCACTGCTCGCAAATGCAGTTGCCGACTCCACCCGTCAAATTACCGGTGATGATCTTCAACACGAATTGGAGGGTGGTTTTGAACTCACGATCACCAAGGCTGTCAGTCAGCACGTTGATTCTGAGATTCGCTATTTCGGATGGTTTGAAGATTCAGCGACTGCGACCTTGAGTACTACGCCTGCGGAGCTAATTCGACTGAACACTGCGGTGCCTATCAATGCCACCGCCGGAAGCCGTGTGGTTGCCGAATTTAGTTCTTCACTCCACAACTTCGAAGCGAATTGCCGACGGCAGGTCAACGAGGATTTCCAGCTCTTGTTCGGTTTGCGTTACCTTCATCTCGATGAAGGACTGACGGTCGGATCGCCGGATTCTGCTTCCGAAACGACTATCGCGATTGACAGCCGAAACGATCTCTTCGGTACGCAAATCGGTTTGCATTCAAGCTTGATCACTTGGAACCGGTTGTCGGTCGGACTTCAGGCAAATGCGGGGATCATGCTGAACCATGCCGACCAGAACTCCACTGCCACCACCACCATTTCAACTCTCCGATCCATCGACGATGACGTTGATGTAGCGTTTCTCGGAGAACTCAAGTTGCAAGCAGGTTACAAGCTCAACAACTCCATCGAGATCTTCACCGGCTATCATGCCCTCTGGCTGTCGGATGTTGTTCTCGCTGATAGCCAACTTGCCAATACAAACTTTTTCGCTCGCAATGGACTGAACAACTCTAGTGACGTCCTTTTCCATGGCTTGAGCACTGGAATTCAGTTTCGATACTAGAACAGTCGGCCATCGTCTTTAGCGAGCGTCTGCAAAAGATCGTCATCTTCGTCTTCATCCTCTTGAGGTGAAGTTGCAATTTGTTGCGAATCTCGCTCAAGACGATTGATCACCCGGAGAGCATCCAACGCGGTAACACGCCCGTCACCATTGACGTCATGGACGTTGCCTGTTGACTCGACGTACTCACCCTCGGGCCCGTCATTGGATTGAATGTTGTTGATAACCAGCAACGCATCGAGAGCCGTGACCGCTGAGTCACCGTTGACATCTTCTGCCAAGCGACCTCGCACCAGATTGCTCACAGGACTAGCCGGTGCCATCCCGAAAGCCTGAAAAAACAACGGTCCAGCCAGTTGTTCGGCGGTCAGTTCGATAACCACGGTGGCGTTGCCGTTTTCGCCCGCCACGCCGATCACTGGGACGGCGGCGTTATCGATGTCCACCGTGACGTCATAGTCTTCGAACGTGGTGCTGCCTTCGCTGGTGCCCATCGTGAACGCCGAAAACGCGCCGGGTTCTTCGCCGGTCAGGATCAGCGTGTTCTGTCCAACGACCAATGGCTGGACAATCAAGCGGCCTTCGACCGGTGCAACATCGTCGTTGACGATTTTGATGATTCCCGTCGCGTCGTCAATTTCGATGCCCCGTGGACGGAACAATCGCACGACGATCCGTTCATCGTCTTCGACATCGGTGTCACCAAAAATGTCGACGGTGAACGTTTTGGTCAACTCGCCGCCGGCGGCAAACGTGATCTCTTCACGCGTGTATTCAAAATCTTCCCCGGCGGTCGCCGAGTTATCGATCGTTCTTGCCAGCACCGATGCGTCGTCGAGATTGTGGCTGCGCGTGATGGTCAATTGAGCTTGACGCACACCCGAGTCCGATTCGATTACGCGTGTGTTGTTGATCGTCAACAGCGCCGGCTGGGCATCATCGTTGACAATCCTGATGATCCCGGTGGCGTCTGCAATCTCGGCACCTCTGGAGCGGAAGAGTCGGACCACGATCCGTTCGTCGTTTTCAACATCGGTGTCACCGAAGATGTCGACGGTGAACGTCTTGGTCAACTCGCCGCCGGCGGCAAACGTGATCTCGTCACGCGTGTATTCAAAATCTTCACCGGCGGTCGCCGTTTTATCGATCGTTCGTGCCAGCAACGAGACATCGTTTTGGTTGTCGCTGCGCGTGATCGTCAGTTGTGCTTGACGCACGCCGGAATCCGATTCGATGACGCGTGTGTTGTTGATCGTCAGTTGTGTCGCCTGGACCGGTTCCACATCGATCTCGTATTGCGCCAGCGCGGTGGTGTCGGCCGTGTTTTGGGTCCGTACATCGACGAGGAACGAACCACTGAACGAACCGGGCAACATCATGACGATATCGTTGGTCGGTGGTTCGACGAATTGCCAGGTCACACCGTTGTCGGTGGTTTCCCCTTCGCTCAGTTGGGTTCCGGCAGGGAGCCCCGACAGTTCAACAAAGTCCAGCTCACCATTTGACTCGTCGAACGTAAACGGCAACACAGCCGGTTGGCCCTGAACAATATTCTGGGTGAGTCCTGTTTGCGCGCTGATGGCGAAGTTTGCAACTCCGGTCGCATTGATGCCGTCAACCTGAGCGAATTTTGAAATGGCGGTTGAACTTGAGTTCTGAGTGGCATTCGCTTCGGCGATCGTTCCATCGTCCGCGGTTGCGCTGGCGGCCGACGCCGTGTCGGAAACACTTTCTGCAGTGCTCTGCCCAGTCGCCGTTGATCCGGCGACCGATCCAGCATTCGCTGTAGCGGTTGCGGAGGAATCATCCACTGCGTTGGCGGAGGCAACCGAATCCTGTTGGGCGTCAGCAGAGACGACCGACCCGTTGTCTGCGCTCACGTCGGAGGTGCTGCCTTTGTCTGCAGACGCGACCGCTGTAGATTGACGGTCAGCGGTGGCGGACGAGGAGGAAGTGTCATTGGCAACCGCTGTCGCGGAACCTTCTCGATCGGCGGTCGCTGTGGCGTCGGAGGTTTGAGTTGCCTCCGTTGTCGCGTCCGAATCGTTAGTTGCGACTGAATTTGCTATTCCGGTGTCGACAGCATTGGCGGTTGCTTCGGAGGAACCCGTGGCGAATGCGGATGCAGCGGATTGAATGTCGGCATCGCTGGTGGAGGTCGATTGGCCGTCCGCTGTTGCGGAACTGGACGAAAAGTTGTCGGCGGTTGATTCAGCCGTACTTGCGGTCGTGGCATTTGCCGTTGCGACGGACCCGGTCGTTGCGATTGCTGACGTGGTTGAGTCATTCTCGGCGGACGAAGATGCGACCGAGCCACCGTCCGACTCTGCCGTGGCGTTCGAGACATCAACCGCGTCCGTCGATGCGGTTGATGAATTGTCGGAAGTCGAGTTCGCGATACCTCCATCTTGAGCTACTGCAACTGACGTGGATTGACGGTCAGCATCGGCGGACGCGGAGGAATTGGAATCGGCAACCGCTGTTGCCGAACCTTCTCGATCGGCGGTCGCGGTGGCGTCGGAGGTTTGAGTTGCCTCCGTTGTCGCGTCCGAATCGTTATTTGCGACTGAGTTGGCGAGACCTTCGTTATCCGCGTTTGCGTTTGCTTCGGAGGAGCCGGTGGCGAGAGCGGTCGCTACGGAGAGAGCGTTAGCGGTTGCGATCGAGTTCGAGTCAACTTCGCCACTTGCGTTGGCGGTTGAAGTGTTCTTAGAGGTAGAGGTCGCGGTGCTTCCGCTCGACGCGATGGAAGTTGCAACCGAGCCGTTTTCAGTCAGTGAGGTTGCTTCTGAATCGTCTGATGCGGTTGCGGAGGACGAGGAACCGCCGTCTGCTGTTGACTCCGCACTCGAAACGTTTGCAGCGTCGGCACTTGCGAGCGACGAGTCGCTTGCGTTCGCGGTTGCGTCCGAGGTTTGTGTCGCGGTGGCATTTGCGATCGAATCATTGGACGCGGTCGATTCGGAATTTCCGGTTTGGACGGCTGTCGCAGCGGCTTCCGAAGATTCAACCGCAGAGGCATTCGCGGATGACAGTTCATCCCCTTCCGCAGTCGAGCTCGAATCCAAATCAGCGGTTGCATTGCTTAGCGATCCATTGTCGCCAATCGCATTCGCCGTGCTTCGGTTGGTAGCCTCAGACGTCGCAATTGACCCATTGGCAGCCAACGCGGTTGCCTGGGAACTATCGGATGCGGTCGATGATGCGGCCGATCCGCCATCGGCGGACGCTTCCGCATTGGAGACTCGCTGGGCATCAGCCGCGGAGACGGACGAGTTATCGGCCGTCGAGTTCGCAATACCTCCATCTTGAGCTACTGCAACCGACGAGGACTGGCGGTCGGCGACGGATTCGGCGATGGAATTGATGTCAGCGGAGGCCGTCGCAGACGCTCCGCGATCGGCAGATGCCGTCGCTGAGGAGGCGTCTCCGGAGAATGCGGTCGAATCCGCACCGTTGAAGGCTGTTGCCGTTGCATTGGAATCGTCGAGGGTGGCCGCATCAGCGATGCCTCCCGTCTCAGCACGGGCTTCTGCTGCACTTTGCTCTGCGGATGTTGCCGAGGCTTGCCCGATGTCGGATGCGTCGGCACTCGCGGCTGAATTGACGAGCGCCGTCGCGGTTGCATTGGAAGTGTTACTGGCAACCGCATCGGCGACACCCATCTCATCCGCATTGGACTCCGCAGCACTTCCTTCGGTGGCCGACGCGGTGGCCTGCGAATCAGTCGATGCGTTTGCGGTTGCCGCTGAACCATCGATCGCGGTAGCGTTTGAGATTGAATTCGAAAGAGTGTTCGAGTTGGCGGCGGAGTTGTCCTCCGAGATTGCCGTCGACTCTGAATCGACGTCCGCCGTCGCGACGCTGACGGAAGAATTGCTGGCTTGCGCGTAGGTTACTGAGTTGTTGTCGGCGGTCGCCGTCGAGGAGCTGTCGGCATCGGCAATCGCGATCGCGGACGAGTTGTTTTCGGCAAGAGAACTCGCGTCGGACTCGTTGCCCGCTGCCGTCGTGGCGGACGAATCATTCCTCGCGACCGACGTCGCCATGGCATTGGTTCCAAACGAGCTGGCCAACGCGTCGGAGAAGTTGCGTGCCGAGGCACTTGACGATGCGCCGACGCCTTGGGCAAACGCACCGGCGATCAACAACGTGTCGTCTTGTCGCAAGTCGTCAAATGCGGTGACCGGATCGGCCGCATTGTTGACGGTCAGCAACGTGTCCGAGACGTCCTGCACACCGCCGGTGGTGATCACCAGTTGCGATTGTGTCCCGTCGTCGGCCGCGGAAACGGCGACTTCACTGGCTGTCGTGATTGGACCAGGAAACGTCAGCACGATATTGTCGGCCAGCTTGCCCGATCCGCTGACCAAGAACGTCAACACGCCGTCGTCGCTGGTATTGCCATCGCTAACGGTGAACTCGATCTCCACATCGACGCCTTGGCCCGGACCGACCGTGTCAAAGACCGCCGCGTTGGTGTCAAAGAACAGGACTCCGTCATCCGCATTGGTGATCTCGTACCGAAATCCAACATCCATTTGCGAGAACCCGCTGACGCCATCAATCGAGGCCATGCCGAAGGTCAGCGAAGCGGTGGTCAGGTCGTCGTCGACGTCGGTGCCGAATTCGTCGACCAGATCGGCAATCCGGACTTCGACGTCCGTGTCGACCGCGATCCGGCCGGATTCAAAGGTCTCTGCGACCGGAGTGGCTCCGGCCAATACCCGACGCGATTCCAGCGTTTCGATACCAAAAAATCGACGACGAACTGTTCTCCGAGGTTGCTTGCGTTGCAAGGAAGCAGACAGTCTTCGGCGGATCACATTCTTCACGGCTGGCCTCAATCTCAAAGCGGTTTCTCGACACTCAACGCCCCCCTGCAGAACCAGAGACGTCGGCACGACCGACATAGAGTAATTAACCGTCACAACCAGGGAAGTCCGTCCCCCCTGCCTAACGCAAAATAATAGCGTCCAGCAACTTCGACCGGCCAAGATGAGGGACGGATATGTGCCACCGTCAAAACATCGAATTGGCAGCCTGAAGCCGGTTACGCGATCGCTCAAGAAACATGGCTGTCGCCTAAATTCACGCAACTATGTTCCGCGGCGGTTGCCGTACCAGCGGATGTGCATGCGGTCGCAGTAGTGATAGCCGCGGGATTCAGCGATGGATAGCAGCCATGGCTTCGCGGCGTCGAGTTCCTGCACGGAAACGCCTTGCGGCATCAACCAAACTTGCTCGGGCGAGACTCGCAACTGCGAAATCACTTCGTCAATCTCGGTCATTTCATCGGCCGAGTCGACCACGAACTTCACTTGCGTGGCTTCAGCGGATTGAATCAACGTTCGCATGGTCTGGATTGGAAGCCGCCGTTGCTCATGAAGCTTCGCCCAACGAGGATGCTCGTTCTCATCCGGCGTGCTGGCTCGCAGCTTGGGGCTCAGTGACAACAGATCACAACGCACGCCGGGATCAACGGTCCCAGCGGTCTCGATGGTCACATGATTGCCCGCTTCGCGAAGGCGATCGACCAACTGCACAATGCCACTGGCAACCAAAGGTTCGCCGCCAGTCAACACGACATGAGACGTGTCCGCATCCGATACCAATTGAAGCAGTTCATCGATCGTTTGCCGCGTGCCCTCTGGGTTCCAAGACGCGTACGGGGTGTCACAGAACCAGCATCGCAAATTACAACCGCTGGTTCGGAGAAACACGCTGGACTGGCCGGTGAGCGAGCCTTCCCCTTGCCGACTGACAAACGTTTCAGAAATCAAAAACGTGGACGCATCAGCGTCCGCACTGCCGGGGGTTTTCGCCAGCTTTTCAGCGGGTAAAACATCGACTGGACGATCGGCAGATTTCAAACGACACCGCGTTTCTAAGAAGTGAACCAAACCACGTGAGCGACTCAGCCTCTTTCCGAGACACCCTCGAAGTTTTTGAAAACCCCGCCCCCTCTCGCAATTTCACCATCGAGCATCATTGCCCGGAATTCACGTCGGTCTGCCCGAAAACGGGGCAACCGGACTACGGAACCATCGTGTTCACGTACGTGCCTGACCAGGTGTGCGTGGAGCTGAAAAGCTTGAAGATGTACCTGCAGAAGTTTCGCAACGAAGGGATCTTCTACGAGCAAGTCACCAACCGGATTTTGGACGACTTTGTCGCTGTCGTCCAGCCTCGCAAGGTCACCGTGGAAAGCAAATGGACGCCTCGCGGTGGTTTGAACAGCAACATCATCGTCAGCTATCCCGACGAAGGCTGATCCACCGTCATCTTTCACGTCGACACCTCGCCCGCCCTTCCTTCCTGAGTCCCCAACGCCATGTCCTCTGTCATTCTTTCCGGTTTCGCTGACGAGTCCGCTTTCTCGAAAAAGGCCAACGAACAATTCGCGGCTCTCGCTGCCATCGGGTTGAAGCACTACTCGGTGCGTTTCGTCGATGTCGGCAACGGCATCAAAAACGTGATGAAGCTGGATGAAGCTGAGATCCAAACTCTGCGTGATCTTCACCAAGAATATGGCATGTCGGTCAGCAGCATTGGATCTCCCATCGGAAAGGTGAAGTTGTTGGATGTCGAAGACGGCACTTCGAACAACTTCGTCCCTTTCGAACAGTATTTGGCCGAGGACGTTCAAATCGCTTGCGATCGAGCCGAAGCGTTTGACTGCAAATTACTACGCGGATTCTCGTTCTACCATCCAAAAGGCACGGCACCGGAAGACCACATCGACCAGGTCGCTGATCAACTCGGCCAAATTGCGGAAGCCTGCGACAAGCGAGGCCTGACGTTTGGTTTGGAAGTCGAAGCGAACCTGGTGGGGCAAACCGGCGAACTGCTCGCAACGATCGCGGAGAAAGTCAATCACCCCGCGTTGGTCACGATCTTCGACGGAGCCAACATGGTGATGCAGGGTTTGACGACCGATCAGGTCTATGCCCAGTACGAAGCGATGAAACCTTCGCTCGGTTGGTTGCACATCAAGGATTACAAAGACCCATCGCTCAACGGCCGGATTGAGCACGTGGACGAGGAATCCGCCAGCCACTTCGTTCCCGCCGATCAAGGCGACAGTGCTCACGAGCGAATCTTTGAAGACTTGAAATCGTTCCTGCCAACGTTGGCTGATCGCATGTCACGCCGCGGCGTCGAGGGAATCTACTTGGACCTCGAGCCTCACGTTCGTGGTGGAGGCCAGTTCGGCGGTTTCAGTGGTCCCGACGGATTCGGCATCGCCGCTCGTGGACTTTGCCGAGTGCTGGACAAAGTCGGGATCGACTACCACCTGCGAACCTTCGAAGAC
This DNA window, taken from Rhodopirellula halodulae, encodes the following:
- the queF gene encoding preQ(1) synthase, with the translated sequence MSDSASFRDTLEVFENPAPSRNFTIEHHCPEFTSVCPKTGQPDYGTIVFTYVPDQVCVELKSLKMYLQKFRNEGIFYEQVTNRILDDFVAVVQPRKVTVESKWTPRGGLNSNIIVSYPDEG
- a CDS encoding Calx-beta domain-containing protein is translated as MKNVIRRRLSASLQRKQPRRTVRRRFFGIETLESRRVLAGATPVAETFESGRIAVDTDVEVRIADLVDEFGTDVDDDLTTASLTFGMASIDGVSGFSQMDVGFRYEITNADDGVLFFDTNAAVFDTVGPGQGVDVEIEFTVSDGNTSDDGVLTFLVSGSGKLADNIVLTFPGPITTASEVAVSAADDGTQSQLVITTGGVQDVSDTLLTVNNAADPVTAFDDLRQDDTLLIAGAFAQGVGASSSASARNFSDALASSFGTNAMATSVARNDSSATTAAGNESDASSLAENNSSAIAIADADSSSTATADNNSVTYAQASNSSVSVATADVDSESTAISEDNSAANSNTLSNSISNATAIDGSAATANASTDSQATASATEGSAAESNADEMGVADAVASNTSNATATALVNSAASADASDIGQASATSAEQSAAEARAETGGIADAATLDDSNATATAFNGADSTAFSGDASSATASADRGASATASADINSIAESVADRQSSSVAVAQDGGIANSTADNSSVSAADAQRVSNAEASADGGSAASSTASDSSQATALAANGSIATSEATNRSTANAIGDNGSLSNATADLDSSSTAEGDELSSANASAVESSEAAATAVQTGNSESTASNDSIANATATQTSDATANASDSSLASADAANVSSAESTADGGSSSSATASDDSEATSLTENGSVATSIASSGSTATSTSKNTSTANASGEVDSNSIATANALSVATALATGSSEANANADNEGLANSVANNDSDATTEATQTSDATATADREGSATAVADSNSSASADADRQSTSVAVAQDGGIANSTSDNSSTASTDAVDVSNATAESDGGSVASSSAENDSTTSAIATTGSVATANATTASTAESTADNFSSSSATADGQSTSTSDADIQSAASAFATGSSEATANAVDTGIANSVATNDSDATTEATQTSDATATADREGSATAVANDTSSSSATADRQSTAVASADKGSTSDVSADNGSVVSADAQQDSVASANAVDDSSATATANAGSVAGSTATGQSTAESVSDTASAASATADDGTIAEANATQNSSSTAISKFAQVDGINATGVANFAISAQTGLTQNIVQGQPAVLPFTFDESNGELDFVELSGLPAGTQLSEGETTDNGVTWQFVEPPTNDIVMMLPGSFSGSFLVDVRTQNTADTTALAQYEIDVEPVQATQLTINNTRVIESDSGVRQAQLTITRSDNQNDVSLLARTIDKTATAGEDFEYTRDEITFAAGGELTKTFTVDIFGDTDVENDERIVVRLFRSRGAEIADATGIIRIVNDDAQPALLTINNTRVIESDSGVRQAQLTITRSHNLDDASVLARTIDNSATAGEDFEYTREEITFAAGGELTKTFTVDIFGDTDVEDDERIVVRLFRPRGIEIDDATGIIKIVNDDVAPVEGRLIVQPLVVGQNTLILTGEEPGAFSAFTMGTSEGSTTFEDYDVTVDIDNAAVPVIGVAGENGNATVVIELTAEQLAGPLFFQAFGMAPASPVSNLVRGRLAEDVNGDSAVTALDALLVINNIQSNDGPEGEYVESTGNVHDVNGDGRVTALDALRVINRLERDSQQIATSPQEDEDEDDDLLQTLAKDDGRLF
- a CDS encoding 7-carboxy-7-deazaguanine synthase QueE — protein: MKSADRPVDVLPAEKLAKTPGSADADASTFLISETFVSRQGEGSLTGQSSVFLRTSGCNLRCWFCDTPYASWNPEGTRQTIDELLQLVSDADTSHVVLTGGEPLVASGIVQLVDRLREAGNHVTIETAGTVDPGVRCDLLSLSPKLRASTPDENEHPRWAKLHEQRRLPIQTMRTLIQSAEATQVKFVVDSADEMTEIDEVISQLRVSPEQVWLMPQGVSVQELDAAKPWLLSIAESRGYHYCDRMHIRWYGNRRGT
- a CDS encoding methylamine utilization protein, giving the protein MNIRPLITGAAATLAMTASVAMAETGTLKMRFVYDAPTVPKLDLIDPNKDVDFCGKHDIPNEKLIVDADSKGIKNVLVYVYTGRGGTKLDDVPAKNETLTLANRDCRFEPHYVIAQTGDTLKITNPDPVGHNANLNFFANKAENLMIPAQAEKEVALEKPEPAAIPVECNIHPWMRAYVVVLEHPYAAVSSEDGTLVIEGLPTGDVTFRVSHEAGKIDEVKIDGKKESWRRSRFELDIKPGMNDLGDIMVAGDALSAD
- a CDS encoding site-2 protease family protein produces the protein MGAQQDSSTRRPLDVRHKIGLKAVRVSHRHAGWVVVHDPVASKYHRLREDEYFLLTLLDGDCSLDDLRDHYQTRYPNRRVRPGQLNALLFRFHESGLTISHSAGQGTSLLRRADQDRRQKIWSTLSQWLFLRFPGVDPAPVMRWLMPIARPWLSWPGIITLTAFVASAALLMLIHRDRYFAELPSAGQWMTMQSALILAAVVALTKIAHELGHALVSERFGAKCRSIGPMLLVFTPALYCDTSGSWLIADRWKRACIALAGIGTEVIIASVAAWVWLMTPVGLVHTIASHVMVVCGISTVVFNANPLLRYDGYYLLSDWTDMPNLSQRAKRAWGRMLSSVFLGLPANRNQGEPADQSGWLLVYAAASLAYRWVLMFTIIGFIWVWLRPYGLEIIGQCMAIFAIASMALGTIVPLKQFGTNPMNRRKARWSRILIWAAILIAVGFAGTIPLPRSVTTAIRFSPLNETRVHLTSGGVLTRVVVQPGDKVLKGDLLAELTNPDVQRECLDAASALRDQETRLEGLRSSQTLVPEASHQLPAAEALRDELASRLKAAQRRRDSLAVTAPCDGTVMVAQSNPTGDNSGPRGMDSLDADANPLGLRPESNPAIDRTAVRLASWSGDPTSPENIGCTLEAGTELLAIIPSELSSSNSDSPETSDIPWRAEAVVTAVQRRRMQPGQTVTLIRDNAPTEVLLGKIADIAEETYDSRVDTPRRDHRQADSAVRTPQTSYLVNISLVDSPTNDDLTLLGGSGKAKIRVEPASLWQRIYEVLSSLFRFR
- a CDS encoding BBP7 family outer membrane beta-barrel protein, coding for MPSKKITLVQSCFVAIFIATPHHQLLANDSSFYVGGLLLERVNQSDPLLANAVADSTRQITGDDLQHELEGGFELTITKAVSQHVDSEIRYFGWFEDSATATLSTTPAELIRLNTAVPINATAGSRVVAEFSSSLHNFEANCRRQVNEDFQLLFGLRYLHLDEGLTVGSPDSASETTIAIDSRNDLFGTQIGLHSSLITWNRLSVGLQANAGIMLNHADQNSTATTTISTLRSIDDDVDVAFLGELKLQAGYKLNNSIEIFTGYHALWLSDVVLADSQLANTNFFARNGLNNSSDVLFHGLSTGIQFRY
- a CDS encoding sugar phosphate isomerase/epimerase family protein, giving the protein MSSVILSGFADESAFSKKANEQFAALAAIGLKHYSVRFVDVGNGIKNVMKLDEAEIQTLRDLHQEYGMSVSSIGSPIGKVKLLDVEDGTSNNFVPFEQYLAEDVQIACDRAEAFDCKLLRGFSFYHPKGTAPEDHIDQVADQLGQIAEACDKRGLTFGLEVEANLVGQTGELLATIAEKVNHPALVTIFDGANMVMQGLTTDQVYAQYEAMKPSLGWLHIKDYKDPSLNGRIEHVDEESASHFVPADQGDSAHERIFEDLKSFLPTLADRMSRRGVEGIYLDLEPHVRGGGQFGGFSGPDGFGIAARGLCRVLDKVGIDYHLRTFEDLQAAKAQQA